A single region of the Lycium barbarum isolate Lr01 chromosome 2, ASM1917538v2, whole genome shotgun sequence genome encodes:
- the LOC132621787 gene encoding uncharacterized protein LOC132621787, protein MEGKEVKVFVVISLLMLIIFVEGSMAVEDYGSCLVDCIKDKVLDCIFNPATCIPTCAAKCAIQVPSPTSAAANYACNTGCTLSQCKNFMILNDGKKLGGCMASCSDENCAKHKTVAD, encoded by the exons ATGGAGGGGAAAGAAGTGAAAGTATTTGTGGTAATATCATTATTAATGCTTATCATTTTTGTAGAAGGATCCATGGCAGTTGAAGATTATGGTAGCTGCCTCGTTGACTGCATCAAAGACAAAGTTCTTGATTGTATTTTCAACCCTGCGACTTGTATTCCTACTTGTGCTGCAAAATGTGCCATACAAGTTCCTTCTCCAACATCAGCTGCTGCAAATTATGCTTGTAACACTGGATGCACCTTGAGCCAATGCAAGAACTTCATGATCCTTAACG ATGGAAAGAAGCTTGGAGGATGCATGGCTAGTTGCAGCGACGAGAATTGTGCCAAGCACAAGACAGTAGCTGATTGA